A single Thiovulum sp. ES DNA region contains:
- a CDS encoding site-specific DNA methylase (PFAM: D12 class N6 adenine-specific DNA methyltransferase) produces MVYVGSKARVSSSISSIINRTIKKSKSKGYIEPFVGGANVIINIKAQHRIGSDIHEDLIKLFKCLQLGFVPSCNITAEDYYKSYHTEDRTCQDIHNGYIGSYGAKYFPSDRLVPVSENRDHMKERTDNLKKQIPLLHEIEFKSNNYLDIDIPEDYVVYCDPPYFTGRADYYENNLMNYEIFWSWVRETSKSNIVFVSEYSAPRDFEPIWEQNVKSFLSRNSITNRQEKLFIHNTIKDKTPVLF; encoded by the coding sequence ATGGTTTATGTTGGGTCTAAGGCTAGGGTCTCTAGCTCAATAAGTTCTATAATAAATAGAACTATTAAGAAGAGCAAATCGAAAGGTTATATCGAACCATTTGTAGGCGGGGCTAATGTAATCATTAATATAAAAGCTCAGCATAGAATAGGTTCTGACATCCATGAGGACTTAATAAAACTCTTTAAGTGCTTACAACTAGGATTTGTTCCTAGTTGTAACATAACAGCAGAAGACTATTACAAGTCATATCATACAGAAGATAGAACTTGTCAAGATATACATAATGGTTACATAGGTTCATACGGAGCTAAATACTTTCCTAGTGATAGATTAGTTCCTGTGTCTGAAAACAGAGACCATATGAAAGAGAGAACTGATAATTTAAAAAAGCAGATACCTCTATTACATGAAATTGAGTTTAAATCTAACAACTATCTTGACATAGATATTCCAGAAGATTATGTAGTCTATTGCGACCCTCCTTACTTTACAGGTAGAGCAGATTATTATGAAAACAATCTAATGAACTATGAGATATTCTGGAGCTGGGTGCGAGAAACCTCTAAATCCAACATTGTGTTTGTTTCTGAATATTCCGCCCCTCGAGATTTTGAACCTATCTGGGAGCAAAATGTAAAGTCTTTTCTATCGAGGAATAGTATTACAAACAGACAGGAAAAGCTATTCATACATAATACTATAAAAGATAAAACTCCTGTTCTATTTTAA